From Mucilaginibacter rubeus, a single genomic window includes:
- a CDS encoding DUF4292 domain-containing protein, protein MKKNIANSLLIVCCLLVMASCKARKQVLVARKADSTAKPNDVASKLAAIRASQVNFTTFAGKAKSKLSINNNSNDVTLNIRIAKDKMIWVSITAVLGIEAARAVITPDSILVINRLQSVYIKKPFSYIYTYASKQVNYKTLESLLIGNAVPELVNEQANIDHAEGNTTLSGTLNDLVYKLILGPDNKVTQTNLDNQSQSQSLQVTNNAFIQATNRILPSQIDIASVVKDKKIQVNLHYTKADFEVQQNYPFSIPEGYEPGK, encoded by the coding sequence AGTTTACTTATAGTTTGCTGCCTGCTGGTAATGGCAAGCTGTAAGGCACGTAAGCAGGTGTTGGTTGCCCGCAAGGCAGATTCGACAGCGAAGCCCAATGATGTTGCCAGTAAACTGGCGGCCATACGGGCAAGCCAGGTGAATTTTACCACATTTGCAGGTAAGGCAAAAAGTAAGCTCAGCATTAATAATAACAGCAATGATGTTACGCTGAACATCAGGATTGCAAAAGATAAAATGATCTGGGTGTCCATTACCGCGGTATTGGGCATTGAAGCCGCCCGTGCGGTAATAACTCCGGATAGTATTCTGGTTATTAACCGCCTGCAAAGTGTTTATATTAAAAAGCCGTTCAGCTACATATATACTTATGCAAGTAAACAGGTTAATTATAAAACGCTGGAATCATTGCTGATAGGCAATGCCGTGCCCGAGCTTGTTAACGAGCAGGCAAACATTGATCATGCCGAAGGTAATACCACCTTAAGCGGCACGCTGAATGACCTGGTATACAAGCTGATACTTGGTCCGGATAATAAGGTTACGCAAACCAATCTGGATAATCAAAGCCAGTCCCAATCGTTACAGGTAACCAATAATGCCTTTATCCAGGCAACAAACAGGATACTGCCATCACAAATAGATATAGCTTCAGTAGTAAAAGATAAAAAAATACAAGTTAATTTGCATTATACTAAGGCCGATTTTGAAGTACAGCAAAACTATCCTTTCAGCATTCCTGAAGGATACGAGCCTGGCAAATAA
- the gatA gene encoding Asp-tRNA(Asn)/Glu-tRNA(Gln) amidotransferase subunit GatA, with translation MANIYSTLSEIKSGLQRAEITVESLVKGYLIEIEKNAHLNAFNEVFADEALLAAQHVDNKIKNGTAGKLAGMVIGIKDNICYKGHEVNASSKILTGFTSIFSSTVVERLLAEDAVIIGRCNCDEFAMGATNESSYFGPVKNHADETKVAGGSSGGSAVAVQAGMCHAALGTDTGGSVRQPASFCGVVGLKPTYGTISRHGIIAYASSFDQVGPITKSVEDAALLLEVLAGPDEFDSTLSQTPPPASYTNLQKPGKKKIAYLQEAISSPGVDNEVKENLIQYIDKLRADGHTVTPIAFELLEYLVPTYYILAMAEASSNLARYDGVHYGYRSPLATDLQSTYKRSRSEGFGKEVKRRIMTGTFVLSAGYYDAYYAKAQKVRRLIQEKTNQILEEYDFILVPSAPEPAFEIGKEEKDPVVMYLSDIFTVQASLTGVPAISIPTGNNSNGLPLGLQLLTKHFGEQHLLDFAKYFLEL, from the coding sequence ATGGCTAATATTTATTCCACTTTATCCGAGATAAAGAGTGGGTTACAACGTGCGGAAATTACTGTTGAAAGTCTTGTAAAAGGCTATTTGATCGAGATTGAAAAAAATGCTCATCTGAATGCTTTTAATGAAGTGTTTGCTGATGAGGCTTTACTTGCCGCACAACATGTTGACAATAAAATAAAAAATGGCACTGCCGGTAAGTTAGCCGGTATGGTTATCGGCATAAAAGATAATATCTGCTACAAAGGACACGAGGTTAATGCCTCCTCAAAAATCCTGACCGGTTTCACCTCAATTTTTTCATCAACTGTGGTTGAACGCCTGCTGGCCGAAGACGCGGTGATCATCGGTCGTTGCAATTGCGATGAATTTGCTATGGGCGCTACCAATGAGTCATCATATTTTGGCCCGGTAAAGAACCATGCAGATGAAACTAAAGTTGCCGGCGGTTCGTCTGGCGGTTCGGCTGTGGCCGTGCAGGCCGGGATGTGTCACGCGGCATTGGGTACCGATACCGGTGGCTCGGTAAGGCAACCTGCCTCTTTTTGTGGCGTTGTTGGTTTAAAGCCAACTTACGGAACAATTTCAAGGCATGGCATTATCGCCTATGCATCATCGTTTGACCAGGTTGGCCCAATCACCAAATCGGTTGAAGATGCTGCTTTATTGCTTGAAGTACTTGCCGGGCCTGATGAGTTCGACAGCACACTATCGCAAACGCCACCTCCTGCATCATATACCAATCTTCAAAAGCCGGGCAAAAAGAAAATAGCCTACCTTCAAGAAGCTATATCAAGCCCTGGTGTTGATAACGAAGTAAAAGAAAACCTCATACAATATATAGACAAGCTGCGTGCCGATGGCCACACGGTTACCCCAATTGCTTTTGAACTGCTGGAATACCTTGTGCCGACCTATTACATCCTGGCGATGGCCGAAGCCTCATCAAACCTGGCAAGGTATGATGGTGTGCATTATGGCTACCGCAGTCCGCTGGCTACCGATCTGCAATCGACATATAAACGTTCGCGTTCTGAAGGCTTTGGTAAAGAAGTGAAGCGCCGTATTATGACGGGCACCTTTGTACTGAGCGCGGGATATTATGACGCCTATTATGCCAAGGCACAAAAAGTACGCCGACTGATACAGGAAAAAACCAACCAGATACTGGAAGAGTACGATTTTATATTGGTGCCATCGGCTCCTGAACCGGCCTTTGAAATAGGTAAGGAAGAGAAAGATCCGGTGGTAATGTATCTTTCTGACATATTTACCGTACAAGCCTCTTTAACCGGTGTTCCGGCTATATCAATCCCTACGGGCAATAACAGCAATGGTTTGCCGTTAGGTTTACAGTTATTAACAAAGCACTTTGGCGAGCAGCATCTATTAGATTTTGCCAAATATTTTCTTGAACTGTAA
- a CDS encoding twin-arginine translocase TatA/TatE family subunit: MGGLGAPEIILIIIAILLLFGGKKIPELMRGLGKGVKEFKDAQNGEGSSSSSSEEKKA, encoded by the coding sequence ATGGGTGGATTAGGCGCACCAGAAATTATTCTGATCATCATTGCGATACTTTTATTATTCGGCGGTAAAAAAATCCCTGAACTAATGAGAGGCTTAGGAAAAGGCGTTAAGGAATTTAAAGACGCGCAAAACGGCGAAGGATCATCTTCATCATCATCTGAAGAAAAAAAAGCTTAA
- a CDS encoding twin-arginine translocase TatA/TatE family subunit, which yields MLSSVLLFLNIGTGEMVLILFAALMLFGGEKLPGLAKSLGKGIREFKDASEDVKREINNQINNYEDKKPEPKKEETPLLDEKASEAPETAEHHVPVVENNVPNTMPMSGYHVNTPAEPEHESHINLTKATTENHSEAEKHEEYKS from the coding sequence ATGTTAAGTTCAGTTTTGTTATTTTTAAATATTGGTACAGGCGAGATGGTACTGATACTTTTTGCAGCATTGATGCTATTTGGCGGCGAAAAACTGCCTGGCCTGGCAAAAAGCCTGGGTAAAGGCATCCGCGAATTCAAAGACGCCTCCGAAGATGTTAAACGTGAGATCAACAACCAGATCAATAATTACGAAGACAAAAAGCCGGAACCTAAAAAAGAGGAAACTCCGCTTTTAGATGAAAAAGCTTCAGAAGCCCCTGAAACAGCCGAGCATCACGTGCCCGTTGTTGAAAACAATGTTCCAAACACAATGCCAATGAGCGGTTACCATGTAAATACTCCTGCCGAGCCGGAACATGAGAGCCATATTAATTTAACTAAAGCTACTACTGAAAATCATTCGGAGGCAGAAAAACACGAAGAGTACAAATCTTAA
- a CDS encoding murein hydrolase activator EnvC family protein translates to MKFFKAVFFLLLVFAAVTVRAQSSDELKRRKAQLNKELEQLNEDYQETLNNKKASLKQLSILKAQINLRQEKIENINSEVRNLDNQISESNNNVRSLQSQLDQLKKEYAAMILFAYRNQSAYNKMMFLFASKDFNQAYKRLKYLQQFGTYRERQANYIQGTQKELHVKINELDRTKDEKNNLLKDQQKEKETLGNERTNQVKLVSDLSQHEGILKKQQKDLQAKIVKTNRAINDAIRREIEEARRRAEEEERRRAEEAARLAAAKAKAENKPAPAAPAPVKPAATRSTSSVLNATPEAARLSNDFLGNRGSLPWPVANGIVTQGFGIYTTPEGIRSESNGLDIRTNSGSAVRAIFDGTVVKVMDVSGTYLVVIVHGEYFTAYSNLRSVSVARGQKVSTKQAIGVVATDPSTGETEAHFEIYKGATPVNPKIWLAPN, encoded by the coding sequence ATGAAGTTTTTTAAAGCAGTTTTCTTTTTATTATTGGTGTTTGCAGCGGTTACAGTACGTGCCCAAAGCAGTGACGAATTAAAACGCCGCAAAGCTCAGCTAAACAAAGAGCTTGAACAATTAAATGAAGATTATCAGGAAACTTTAAATAATAAAAAAGCTTCATTGAAGCAGTTAAGCATCCTCAAGGCGCAAATAAACCTGCGCCAGGAAAAAATTGAGAATATCAACTCGGAGGTAAGAAATTTGGATAACCAAATCTCTGAGAGTAATAATAACGTACGTAGTTTACAATCACAGTTAGACCAACTTAAAAAGGAGTACGCGGCCATGATCCTGTTTGCATACCGCAATCAGAGCGCGTATAATAAAATGATGTTCCTTTTTGCATCAAAAGACTTTAACCAAGCCTATAAGCGTTTAAAATATTTACAGCAGTTTGGTACCTACCGCGAGCGGCAGGCCAATTATATACAGGGAACGCAAAAGGAGCTGCACGTTAAGATCAATGAGCTTGATCGTACAAAAGATGAAAAAAATAATCTTTTAAAAGATCAGCAAAAAGAAAAAGAAACGCTGGGTAATGAGCGCACCAACCAGGTTAAGCTGGTAAGCGATTTGTCGCAGCACGAAGGGATCCTGAAAAAACAACAAAAGGACCTGCAGGCTAAGATTGTAAAAACCAACCGTGCTATAAACGACGCGATCCGGAGGGAAATTGAGGAAGCAAGGCGCAGGGCTGAAGAGGAAGAAAGACGCCGTGCGGAAGAAGCTGCAAGGCTGGCTGCTGCCAAGGCAAAGGCCGAAAACAAACCGGCTCCTGCCGCACCTGCTCCGGTTAAACCAGCTGCAACACGCAGTACATCAAGCGTGCTGAATGCTACGCCTGAAGCAGCCCGATTGTCAAACGACTTTTTGGGTAACCGTGGTAGTTTGCCATGGCCGGTTGCTAATGGTATTGTAACGCAGGGGTTTGGTATTTATACAACCCCTGAAGGTATCCGCAGTGAAAGCAATGGTCTGGATATCCGGACTAACTCGGGTAGTGCGGTAAGGGCTATATTTGACGGTACCGTTGTAAAAGTGATGGATGTGAGCGGTACTTACCTGGTGGTTATTGTACATGGTGAATACTTTACCGCATACAGTAATTTACGCTCGGTTAGCGTTGCAAGGGGCCAAAAAGTAAGCACCAAACAAGCCATTGGTGTGGTGGCAACAGATCCATCAACAGGCGAAACAGAGGCTCACTTTGAAATTTATAAAGGAGCTACACCTGTTAACCCTAAGATCTGGCTGGCGCCTAACTAA